Sequence from the Microbacterium faecale genome:
CGGCGGTCCTCAGGGCCGCCACCGCCGATGACATGGCGACACTGGACGCGCAGACGCGGGGCGTGCTCGAGGCGATCGCCGTGATCGGACCGGACGTCGACCTCGAGACGCTCGTCGAGGTCGAGGGACTCGACGACGTCGCTGTGACCGCCGCGGCGCGTGAGCTCGTCGACCGCGGCCTGCTGTCCGGATCCGTTCACGAGCGACTGCACCCTGTGCTGCGCGTCGCGGTCTATCGCAACATGAGCACGAGCCGCCGTGCACAACTGCATCGACGGGCGGCGCATGCGGCCGGCGCGGAGCTCTTCGAGCGCGCGGATCATCTTGCCCGTGTCGTCTCCGACATCACGGACGAGGAGACCGAGGTGCTGACGCGCGCGGCTTCGGTCGCAATCGGCATCGAGCCCGAGACGGTTGTGGACTGGCTCGGCGGGTTGGATCCGTCGCAGCATACGCGGCGCTCGCGCGTCCTGCACGCGCGCGCACAGCTGCTGACCGGGCGCGCCGCCGACGCGATCTCGGGTCTCGAAGAGATGGTCTCCGCGGACCCGGGGGCGGTCGAGGGGCGCATCGTGCTCGCGAACGTCTTGCGAATCATGGGCGACGTGGATGAGGCCCGCGCACTCCTCGCGATCGCCGAAGAGTCGATCGACGCGGTGCTCCTCCGCGAGTACGTCGACATCCTCGCGATGCTCGACGGTCGCACGCCCGAGCGGCTGCTGTCGCGGCTCGAGACCCTGCCCGGCGCGCTGAACCGGGTCGTGGCAGCGGTGTACCGCACGATGGATCTGCTGTCGGTGGGTGATGTGCGCCACGCACGTGTCAGCTTCCGCGCGGTGGCCGAATGGGCTCGCGTGGTCAGCGGCGATGAGCTCGAGACGGTGCTGCACGCTGCCGCGTGCGCCGTGTGGGCCGCGTACATGCTCGATGAGTTCGAGACCGGCGCGCGCCTCGCGGAGCGCGGCCTCCGGCGCGCACACCGGATCGGCCAGGTCGACGTGCTTGCCAATTTCGCGACCGGATTGTCGTTCTGCCACGCGTCGCTCGGACTCCTTGACGAGGCCGACGCCGCGGGAGAGCGCGCGGTCGCCGACGCGCGCCGGTACGGCCCCGCGGAGCTCGAGAGCATGGCGCTTGCCGGTCTCATGGTCGCGGCACAGGGGCGCGCCGACCTGGAACTGCTGCGCGAACGCTTCGAACGGCTCGAGGCGGCGCCGCTGCCCGCCTTCGGATGGTGGCGACGGGCGGTGCTGACCACGCGCACGAGGGTGTCGGCGATGATCGGGCGGCCGACGCCCTGCCCGGAGCTGCTCGGCGGCCCGCGCGACGCGATGGCGTCGCTTCGCTACGCCGACGCCGCCGCCGTCGCGGCGGCGCTCGGGCAGGGGGAGACGGCAACCGCACTGATCGACGAAGGGCTCGAAATCGCGCGCGAGCAGGAGTCGCGGGGCCAGGAAGCGATGGTGTTGACCTGCCACGCTGAAATTCTCCTGCGCTCCGGGGATCCGCTTGCGGCCGGGAACCTCTTCAGGACCGCACGCGACACGTTCGACCGGCTCGAGATGCGGTTGCAGTACGGCAGGGCCCATCACGGTCTCGCGCAGGCGGAGGCGCTCTTGAGATCCCGGTCAGAGCAGCTGACGGTGCTGACAGCGCGCGAGCGGGAGATCGCCGAGCTCGTCGCCGCCGGGCTGCGGAACCGTCAGATCGCCGAGCGCCTCGTCGTGAGCCCGCGCACGCCGGAGCAGCACATCCGGAACATCATGAAGAAGCTCGGTGTGAGCAGTCGCGAGGCGATCGTGCAGATCGTCGGCGGCGGACGCTCGTCGGCGGGCTGAGGCAGCACCCGACTGCCAAGAGGGCGGTCGGCTCGCAACCGCGATCTTCGTGCAGAACTTAGTATTCCGCCGTCCTGCGCCCGCGCGTTCTCCGGCACGATCAAGGGGTTACTGCTCGATTCCGGCGTCCTGCTGCGCCTGAACCACCACCATGAGAGAGATTGTCCCTTGCGAAAAAGCACAGCTGAACGCGACAGATCGCGATTCCGGCGTATGCCGATTCTGGGCGCCCTCGGCACGGCCGGCGCGCTCGTCCTGAGCGCCATCGCCCCGACCATGGCATACGCCGCGCCCGCGAATCCCGTCCCGGTCGTCGCGGCCGCATCGAACGGTGAGGTCGCCCCAACGGACCTCACCATCTGCCTTGATGGTTTCGACACCTGCTTCTTCGACGAAGCCGCCGCGATCTCCGTCTGGGACCTCGCGCGGGCAGGAATCGAGGTCACCGGCGGCGGGTTCGCCGCGGGTGCGGTTGTCTCGGTCTCCGTCGGCTCGACAGTCGTCGCTGAGATGACGGCTGATGAGAACGGCTCGGTCGAGGGCTTCGTCACCGCTGAGGTCGCACCCGGCGAGCACACGGTCACGCTGAGCGCCGATGGCGAGAGCGTCTCCGACACGTTCGCGGCGGTCGACGACGGCCAGTGGTGGGCCGACCACGACCTCGAGCCGAGATCTTCGGCAAGTCGCTCCGTTGTCACGGTCTCGGAACTGGCCGAAGAGCCCGTCGAATTCTTCGTCACGGATTACCCGTACATGACGCCGGTCGACGTCTACATCGGCGGTGAGTTCGTCGAGACCGTGCAGCACGCGTACCACTTCACGTACGAAGTCTCTGGGGCGTACGAGCCGGGTGAACTCGTGGTGGAGTTCCAGCACCCGACGGCCACTCTCAGCAATGTCATCACTGTCGTTCCCGACGAGCGGGGCACCTGGCCGCACGCTGGTGACTACGTCGGCACGTCGCTGCAGACGCACTCGGGCGGCATGGAACTCGACGTCGATGACGAGGGCTACGAGCCCGAGCACCGAACGCGAGCGTTCAGCTTCTCGATCGACGAGAATGGCGCCCTCGTCGACATCGCCGGCGAGTTCTGGTGGGTGTGCATCGGCGTCGAGGGGTACATCGACTCCGACTCCCACGACTTCGCCTATGACGCGGATCTGCTGACGGCAGAGCTGACCGTCGACCAGCCGTTCGAGATCAACACCGGTGACGAAGCGGTCTTCGACTACCAATTCAACGGCGTCGTACGCTCCGACGGCACCGCTTCCGGCACGATCTATGCGGGCATGGGAGCATGCGGCTACAGCCAGCTCGACTGGACCGCCGAGCTCGACGGTGAGGTGCCGCAGCCGGAGCCGGAGCCGGAGCCCGAGCCCGAGCCCCAGCCGGAACCCGAGCCGGAGCCCCAGCCGGAGCCGGAACCCCAGCCGCAGCCGGAGCCCCAGCCGCAGCCGGAGCCTGAGCCGCAGCCGCAGCCGCAGCCGCAGCCGCAGCCGGAGCCGGAGCCCGCTCCTGAGACGATTCCGGGTGATGTTCCCTCCGAGGACGACCTTGACCCGGCGCTCGAGGGTGCGATCACTGCGCCGACACAGGTCGTCGCGGGCGAGACGATCTCCATCGTGATCGACAGCGTCGACGCTGGAACCGAGGTCGGGGTGTGGCTGTTCTCCGCGCCGACGTCGCTCGGCACGCACGTTGTCGACAGCGATGCCCTTGTCCAGGTCACCGTCCCGACGGACGCCGCCGAAGGCGCGCACCGCATCGCGGCGTGGTCTGCCGACGGCCTGATTGGCTGGGCCTCGCTCGAGGTCGTCGCCGAGGCGAGCGGCCCGGAGGACGAGGATGACTCGCTCGCGCCGACCGGATCCGACATGGGCCTCACCCTCGCCGCCGGAGGAACCCTCCTCCTCGGTGTCGGTGCGCTCGTGATGCTGCTGCGCCGCCAGACGGTTCAGTAACCAACAGCACGACACGAGGGGTCCCGCAGTCGCCAGGCTGCTGGGCCCCTCGTTGCGCCCGTGCCCACCCTTTCTCGCCGGAGGACTCACTGATGAAGACCCGCATACGATCCTTCGCCGGCCTCTCTCTCGCCGGACTCCTGCTGCTCACCGCCTGCGGGGGCATGGACGAGGCCGCAGAAGAGGCTGTCGATGACGTGCCGATCGATCCTGACGAGATCGAGGAGCTGATCGTCGAGGAAGCCGAATCGGCTAACGAGGACGAGGACGAGGAGGACGACCTCGACGACACCATCCTGCCCAGTTGCGACGAGATCCGCTCGCTTATCGGAATGGACGAACTCGTCAACGCGCCCGGCGACGACGACGAGGAGGACCGCTACGAGAATCCGACGGGCTTCGGCATCAACTGCGCGTGGTTCACTCCGGATACGTTCGAGAAGGCGAATCTCAAAGAGGCCTTTGCCGACCCGGGCGAAGCGCTCAGCGTGTCTCTCCTGATCGAGGAGTCGGTCCTCGACATGGAGGACGCGCGTGAATTCGGCTTCGTTGCGGAGGACCCGCGGCTCGACGACTATGGCGGCTACGTCGACATCTCGCTGATCGGCGACAGCTACGACGTCGACGCGCCGCTGTCACTCGCGTCGCCGACGGTCTACATCGGCCGATTCAGCGCATACATCGCGACGATGAACGGGCTGTTGATCGCCGAGCAGAACCAGCTCACGGAGCTCACCAACAGCTGGGCGATCGATCAGGCGATCGCGATCTATGACTCGCTCTGAACGGCCCCGTACGGCCTGAGGCTCGGCGGCGCGCTCACGGCAGGGCGACGCTGGCGCGCGCCGCGACGGCCCCAAAGCGCTCTGTCAGCGCGTCACGAATCGCATGCGGCTCGCAGAACGTGGCGAACGCGGTCATCATGTCGTCGGTGATGAGGCCGCCCATCTCCGCCCACTCGCCCCGGCGGCTCGCGGCGTGCAGGGCATCGGCGGTGTCCTCCCAGCCATGCAGCTCCATGACCGCGCGATAGGAGGGGGTGGATCCGTAGAACGCGATCTGCTTGCGCACCTCGCGCTCCATATGCGCGCGCTCTGCTGCCGTGGATCCGGTCACGACGAACGGCGTGACGATGACGTCCGTCGCCTCGCGTTCGGAGCGTTGGCGCCCCTCGGCGAGTGCCGGAAGGCTCACCTCGCGCAGGTAGTCGGGCGTCGTGAACGCGTGCGCGATGAAGCCGTCCGCGGCCTCGCCCGCGAGCCGCGTCATCGCTGGGCCGACGGCCGCGAGCCAGATGTCCGGGGTGCCGAACGGATTCGGTCCGGGCGAAAACATCGGCGTCATGAGCGTGTGGGTGTAGTGGTCGCCGCGCACGCTGAGCTTCTCGCCGGTCTCCCACGCGTGCCAGATCGCGCGCACGGCGCCGATGAACTCGCGCATCCGCGGTGCCGGTGCCGACCACGGCATCGAGAAGCGCTTCTCGATGTGCGGCTTCACCTGGGATCCGAGCCCCAGCGAGAAGCGGCCCTCGCCGGCGAGCTGCACGTCGTTGGCGGCCTGCGCGATCGTCATCGGGTTGCGCGCGAAGGCCACCGCGATCGACGTCGCCACGTGGATCCGTTTGGTCGCGCTCGCCGCGAGCGCACTGGAGATCAGGGGATCGTGTGCGAGCTCAGGGAACTGGACGCCGTCGAAGCCGTCGCGCTCGGCACGGGCGGCGGTTTCGAGCGCGGCGGCGGGGGACGCGTCGCGGACTCCGATGTCGAGATGCATGGGATCAGGATGCCGGATGCTGCGCGGAGACGCCGAAGGCGTTGTCTGGCGCGCACAAACGGCGGCCGGACAACGCCCTCGCGTCGAGGGCGGGGTCAGCCGCAGAGCTCCTGCAGCTTCGTGCTGCTGGCCTGGAGGTCCGACGAGATCTCGGTCATCGCATCGGTGTCGATGTTCGTGGGATCTTCCGTGGCGTCCGCCATGACGGTCTGGAACTCCTCGAAGGATCCGTTGAAGTCGTCGAACGCGGCCTTGACCTCTTCGTTCTCGATCTTGTCGCCGGCCTCCTTCATAGCGGCGAGCGTGTCCGCGAACATGTCGGTGGCCGCCTCGGGGTCGGTGGCGACGGACGACAGGTCGCCCATCGCCTCGGTGACGGTGTCGCCCGCAACCTGGCAGGCATCGGCGACGGACTGGCCGCCGGCGGAGCAGCCAACAAGCGCGGCGGGAACGAGAGCGGCGGCGCCGACGAGGGCGAGGAAACGGGCACGGCGAGTGCGGGTCATATGTTTCTCCTGGGATTGCGGGACGCGAGAATGCTCGCCGGGGGAACGAGGGCGGCCGGTGTCCCCCGAACCGGGCACGCCACGAGCACTCTAGGTGAACAATATGGTCGAGTTCACGATGGAGCATGAACTCATTCAGCCCGGACACGTACCGTAGAGACCATGACGACGTCGGGGATCCGCCAGGTCAAGCCCAAGGCCGAGGGGTGGGAGCAGCGCAAGGACGCCGCGGGGCGACCGCTGCTGCAGTTCGCGAGCCCGAAACGGGGCATGCCGCCCGTGCACCTCGCCGACCTCACCCCGGAGGAGCGGGTCGCGAAGGTGACGGAGCTCGGGCTGCCGGGCTTCCGCGCAAAGCAGCTCGCTAAGCATTACTTCGACCGTTACACCCGCGATCCCGAGCAGATGACGGATCTCCCGAAGGACGGCCGTGCAGAACTCGTTGACTCCCTGCTGCCGACGCTGCTGACCGAGGTGCGCCGGTTCACGACCGATCGCGGCGACACCATCAAGTTCCTGTGGCGCCTGCACGACGGCGCTCTCGTCGAGTCGGTGCTCATGCGTTACCCCGGCCGCATCACGCTGTGCGTGAGCTCGCAGGCTGGCTGCGGCATGAACTGCCCGTTCTGCGCGACCGGTCAGAACGGCCTGACGCGCAACATGTCCGCTGCCGAGATCGTCGACCAGGTGGTGCGCGCGAACGAGATCATTGCTGCCGGTGAGCTCGGCGGCAAGCAGGAGGATGACAACAGCGCCGAGCGCGTCAGCAACATCGTCTTCATGGGCATGGGAGAGCCGCTCGCCAACTACAAGCGCGTCATGCAGGCCGTGCGCACCATGGTCGACAAGACGCAGGGCCTCGGGATGAGCGCGCGCGGGATCACGATCTCGACCGTCGGCCTCGCCCCGGCGATCCGCAAGCTGACGGACGAGGACATCCCCGTGACGTTCGCGCTGTCGCTGCACGCGCCGGACGACGAGCTGCGCGATGAGATGATCCCCGTCAACTCGCGGTGGAAAGTCGACGAGGTGCTCGACGCCGCCCGCGCCTATTTCGAACGCACCAGGCGACGCGTGTCGATCGAGTACGCGCTCATCAAGGACATGAACGACCACCCGTGGCGCGCTGACCTGCTCGCCGACAAGCTGCTCGAGCGCGGCCGCGGATGGGTGCACGTGAACCCGATTCCGCTCAACCCGACCCCCGGATCCGTGTGGGATGCGTCGCCGATCGCCGCGCAGCGCGAGTTCGTGCGGCGCCTCAACGACCGCGGCGTCCCGACGACGATCCGCGACACCCGCGGCAAGGAGATCGACGGTGCCTGCGGTCAGCTCATGGTGACCGAAGAGGACGAGCGCGCCGCCGCCGTGTAGCGACGCTGTCACGTTCCGTCGGTGGGCGGTGTCCTATGGGCAGAACCGTCTCTCGAAGGAGTGCAACATGCCCAGTCGATTCCGGATCCCCGCGGCGCGCATCAGCGGCCTCTACGGCGCCCTCATGAAGGCCTACGCGCGCCGCAAGTGGGGGCAGCTGCCCGATAACGGCTACGTCCTCTGGCACAACCGTCGGGTCTTGAAGACGACGCTGTCTCTCGAGGGCCGCGTCGCGAAGTGGAACACGCTGGATCCGTCGCTGTCGTCGTACGCGCAGATGGCGGCCGCCGGCGTCATCGGGTGCAGTTGGTGCCTCGACTTTGGATACTTCGAGGCGCGCAACAACAGACTCGACCTGCGCAAGGTCAGTCAGGTGCCCAGGTGGCGCGACAGTGAGGTGTTCACCGACCTCGAGCGTGACGTTATGGAGTACGCGGAGGCGATGACCGCGACGCCGCCGACGGTTGCCGATGAGCTCAGTGCGCGGCTGCTCGACGCCCTCGGCACGCCCGCGATGGTCGAGCTGACCCAGATCGTCGCCGTCGAGAACCTGCGATCACGCTTCAACGCCGCGGCCGGCCTCGAGAGTCAGGGCTATTCTGACGTGTGCGAGTTGCCCCTCGCGGTATCCTCACCCGCATGAGCGCCGACGAGTTCTCCGCGCATCGCGGCCTGCTCTTCACGATCGCGTACGAGATCCTCGGATCCGTCAGCGACGCGGAGGACGTCGTGCAGGACTCCTGGATCCGCTGGAACGACGCCGACCAGGGCTCCGTGCACGACGTACGCGCCTATCTCGCGCGCATTGTGACACGGCAGGCGCTCAATCGCCTGCGCACGGTCTCGCGACGCCGGGAAGACTACGTCGGACCGTGGCTCCCGGAGCCCATGCTGACGGCGCCCGACATCGCCGACGACGCCGTGCTCGCCGAGAGCGTGTCGACGGCCATGATGCTCGTACTCGAGACCCTCGGGCCCGTTGAGCGCGCGGTCTTCGTGATGCGCGAGGTGTTCGCGTTCTCGTACGAGGAGATCGCGGACGCCGTCGATCGTCGTACCGACGCGGTCCGCCAGATCGCCCGCCGCGCTCGCGAGCACGTCGCTGCACGACGGCCGCGTCGCGAGGTGGGCTCCCGGGAGGCCGCCGAGGTGGTCGAACGCTTCCGCGTGGCCGCCAGTACCGGCGACGTGCAGGGTCTTGTCGACGTGCTCGCCCCGGACGTGGTGTTCCTCTCCGACGGCGGCGGCAAGGTGACGGCGGCTCGACGTCCGGTCGTCGGGGTCGAGCGCGTCATGCGGCTGCTCGAAGGGCTCTTGTCGCAGTACCCGGACAGCGTGCTGCGATCCGCCATGGTCAACGGCGGGGCGGGCCTCACGGTGCACGCCGAGGGTCGGATCGACGGCGCGGTCACGTTCGCGATCGAGTCCGGCCGCATCGCCGCCGCGTACTACGTGCGCAACCCGGAGAAAACTGCGCACCTCACGGATCCGCGCGCGCTCGCCCGCTGACGTCCTACGCTGGTGCCTCGGCGCCCTTCGCGGCGGCGTGTGCGGCGTTCGCGAGTGCCGTGGTGCCGTCATCGGCACGGTGGTTTCTAGTGTTCGTCGCACCGCGGGAGGGTGAATCCGCACTCGTCAGCTCGGCACCGCTGGGGCGCGGGGAACGTGAAGGCGCGTCGGGCGGGTTGCGGCGACGATGCGATACTATGTCACTTGTGGCAATGAAGAGCGGACCCACCGAATCGCTGAACTTTCTCGATTCCGTGCTCCTTGGAGTCCTCGCCCGCAAGCCAAGCGCCGGTTACGACGTCCGCAAGTACCTCGAGAAGTCGGGACGCATATACGGATACGTACCGCAGTCCTCCCAGATCTATCGGCAACTCGCGCGCCTCGTCGAGCGTGACCTGCTCGCGTTCGAGATTGACCGTTCGCGAAGCGGTCCCGACGCCAAGGTCTACTCCTTGACCGGGCGTGGCTGGGGAGCTTACCTGGATTGGGTTGACGCGCCGTTCACGCCGTCGCCTCGCCCGCTCGACGCTCATTTCCAAGTGCACTTTGCGTTCGCCGGGGCGGTTTCGCCAATTGTCGCGCTGCGTCTTGTGGAGACGGAGCTCGCGTTCCGACTCGACCAAGAAGTCGAATGGGACCCGGAGGCGCCCGTTCTCGAGAGCGATCCGCGCACGCCCTTCGCGGAGGATTGGCTCGACGAGATGTCTTCTCTCGGTGACGCGCGCGGAAACCAGCTCGCGAGTTCGCACATCTCCTGGCTCCGCACAACGGCACGGCGGCTGCGTCGCCGCATCGAGCGCACGGGCGCAGTCTGGCCGGATCCGGCATGGGAGAGGTTACGTGGCGGGGCATGAGCCCACTCGATAACTATGTGTAAAGTGATGATCTCAGGGGGCGGTGCGACGGTCCCGATCACGGCGCGGGGCGGGGCGTGCTGGTCTCCGAACATCGCACCGCCAGTCGACAACCAGGAGTGATCGTGCCCAGACCGAACATCATCTTCATCATGTCGGACGACCATGCCGCGCATGCCATTTCGGCATACGGCAGCCGGGTCAACCACACGCCTCACCTCGACCGGATCGCCGATGAGGGCGCGCGGATGGACGCCGTGTTCTGCACGAACTCGATCTGCAGCCCGTCGCGCGCGAGCGTCCTGACGGGCACGTACAGTCACGTCAACGGCGTCTCGTCGATCTGGACCGAGCTGGACTATCGTGTGCCGACCTTCATCGACGCGTTGCACGATCGCGGCTATCGGACGGGCATGTTCGGCAAGT
This genomic interval carries:
- a CDS encoding helix-turn-helix transcriptional regulator, which gives rise to MALPGREADVRRVIDLIAETPPLPGQVRLVRIDGEIGIGKSAVLGSALARVIPSSADPDAGTGPRVFVAHGDRLHAEAPLAAPRTMIEEILAAPLEELLDGATPSVLGARCASALGGSPAPVVIAVDDAHWLDPASERFLVALMQTPMLAPLTVVTAHRPGRSPAALVDVARGRGALHDRVALAPLPDDIIGEMAGALTPPQRSAVVEAARGNPLFARATIAGFQRHPAATRADEVLELADGTHSAVLRAATADDMATLDAQTRGVLEAIAVIGPDVDLETLVEVEGLDDVAVTAAARELVDRGLLSGSVHERLHPVLRVAVYRNMSTSRRAQLHRRAAHAAGAELFERADHLARVVSDITDEETEVLTRAASVAIGIEPETVVDWLGGLDPSQHTRRSRVLHARAQLLTGRAADAISGLEEMVSADPGAVEGRIVLANVLRIMGDVDEARALLAIAEESIDAVLLREYVDILAMLDGRTPERLLSRLETLPGALNRVVAAVYRTMDLLSVGDVRHARVSFRAVAEWARVVSGDELETVLHAAACAVWAAYMLDEFETGARLAERGLRRAHRIGQVDVLANFATGLSFCHASLGLLDEADAAGERAVADARRYGPAELESMALAGLMVAAQGRADLELLRERFERLEAAPLPAFGWWRRAVLTTRTRVSAMIGRPTPCPELLGGPRDAMASLRYADAAAVAAALGQGETATALIDEGLEIAREQESRGQEAMVLTCHAEILLRSGDPLAAGNLFRTARDTFDRLEMRLQYGRAHHGLAQAEALLRSRSEQLTVLTAREREIAELVAAGLRNRQIAERLVVSPRTPEQHIRNIMKKLGVSSREAIVQIVGGGRSSAG
- a CDS encoding TIGR03617 family F420-dependent LLM class oxidoreductase encodes the protein MHLDIGVRDASPAAALETAARAERDGFDGVQFPELAHDPLISSALAASATKRIHVATSIAVAFARNPMTIAQAANDVQLAGEGRFSLGLGSQVKPHIEKRFSMPWSAPAPRMREFIGAVRAIWHAWETGEKLSVRGDHYTHTLMTPMFSPGPNPFGTPDIWLAAVGPAMTRLAGEAADGFIAHAFTTPDYLREVSLPALAEGRQRSEREATDVIVTPFVVTGSTAAERAHMEREVRKQIAFYGSTPSYRAVMELHGWEDTADALHAASRRGEWAEMGGLITDDMMTAFATFCEPHAIRDALTERFGAVAARASVALP
- the rlmN gene encoding 23S rRNA (adenine(2503)-C(2))-methyltransferase RlmN, coding for MTTSGIRQVKPKAEGWEQRKDAAGRPLLQFASPKRGMPPVHLADLTPEERVAKVTELGLPGFRAKQLAKHYFDRYTRDPEQMTDLPKDGRAELVDSLLPTLLTEVRRFTTDRGDTIKFLWRLHDGALVESVLMRYPGRITLCVSSQAGCGMNCPFCATGQNGLTRNMSAAEIVDQVVRANEIIAAGELGGKQEDDNSAERVSNIVFMGMGEPLANYKRVMQAVRTMVDKTQGLGMSARGITISTVGLAPAIRKLTDEDIPVTFALSLHAPDDELRDEMIPVNSRWKVDEVLDAARAYFERTRRRVSIEYALIKDMNDHPWRADLLADKLLERGRGWVHVNPIPLNPTPGSVWDASPIAAQREFVRRLNDRGVPTTIRDTRGKEIDGACGQLMVTEEDERAAAV
- a CDS encoding carboxymuconolactone decarboxylase family protein, translating into MPSRFRIPAARISGLYGALMKAYARRKWGQLPDNGYVLWHNRRVLKTTLSLEGRVAKWNTLDPSLSSYAQMAAAGVIGCSWCLDFGYFEARNNRLDLRKVSQVPRWRDSEVFTDLERDVMEYAEAMTATPPTVADELSARLLDALGTPAMVELTQIVAVENLRSRFNAAAGLESQGYSDVCELPLAVSSPA
- a CDS encoding RNA polymerase sigma-70 factor → MSADEFSAHRGLLFTIAYEILGSVSDAEDVVQDSWIRWNDADQGSVHDVRAYLARIVTRQALNRLRTVSRRREDYVGPWLPEPMLTAPDIADDAVLAESVSTAMMLVLETLGPVERAVFVMREVFAFSYEEIADAVDRRTDAVRQIARRAREHVAARRPRREVGSREAAEVVERFRVAASTGDVQGLVDVLAPDVVFLSDGGGKVTAARRPVVGVERVMRLLEGLLSQYPDSVLRSAMVNGGAGLTVHAEGRIDGAVTFAIESGRIAAAYYVRNPEKTAHLTDPRALAR
- a CDS encoding PadR family transcriptional regulator; translated protein: MSLVAMKSGPTESLNFLDSVLLGVLARKPSAGYDVRKYLEKSGRIYGYVPQSSQIYRQLARLVERDLLAFEIDRSRSGPDAKVYSLTGRGWGAYLDWVDAPFTPSPRPLDAHFQVHFAFAGAVSPIVALRLVETELAFRLDQEVEWDPEAPVLESDPRTPFAEDWLDEMSSLGDARGNQLASSHISWLRTTARRLRRRIERTGAVWPDPAWERLRGGA